A genomic region of Danio aesculapii chromosome 21, fDanAes4.1, whole genome shotgun sequence contains the following coding sequences:
- the rnf180b gene encoding E3 ubiquitin-protein ligase RNF180: MATSLGTEEQDQSGTVEGSTNLRCRKCRRCLIDTSSLLKVVTSTEAAATCNVWHLNIEFLPDWILASVDQANWTVGKLNCQICRARLGGFNFINCSKCTCGLDTTVHLSKSRVDQDFKAPVMLTRPGRTREHVERRNNDAESQTISSSPSTSSTFSFSCTVPHVVSAAETVGESSEEQQIPITIERRADLPLLYELPPQVSDHQERIEERHVDFDSRTSLDGTVDQEVVRLGVMEEPLRNISPNLEPKLSKREKNRLKSLRRKQRKKERWVQRQQEAKDLAMKWDLTGSDDEERDGYTCAVCLDVYYSPYKCHPCSHVFCEPCLRTLAKNRPSNTPCPLCRTLISHVLFQEELNETTKMCFPKVYRSRHETFQKINYSKWPLPNCPKRFRIFWGFQRHGGPANRWQFPHRAFGLDALDWGDMWGWPFDIDFVIISVYSLHWVMAFIIFCGLCYFLLL, encoded by the exons ATGGCTACCTCGCTCGGG ACTGAAGAACAGGATCAATCAGGAACGGTAGAAGGATCAACAAACCTTCGCTGCAGAAAGTGCCGCAGATGTTTAATAGACACAAGCAGCCTTCTTAAG GTTGTAACATCAACAGAGGCTGCAGCCACATGCAATGTGTGGCATCTGAACATTGAATTTTTGCCAGATTGGATTTTAGCAAGTGTTGATCAG gcCAATTGGACCGTCGGGAAATTAAACTGTCAAATCTGTAGGGCTCGCTTAGGAGGTTTTAATTTCATAAACTGCTCTAAATGTACCTGTGGACTTGATACAACTGTGCATCTCAGTAAGAGTCGCGTTGATCAGGATTTTAAAGCTCCAGTGATGTTGACAAGACCAGGAAGGACTAGAGAGCATGTGGAAAGGAGGAATAATGATGCCGAGTCTCAAACAATAAGCTCCTCTCCGTCTACTTCCTCAACCTTCAGCTTCTCCTGTACTGTACCTCATGTAGTCTCTGCTGCTGAAACAGTTGGAGAGTCAAGTGAGGAGCAACAGATTCCTATTACTATAGAGAGGCGTGCAGATCTTCCTTTACTTTATGAACTGCCACCACAAGTGTCTGATCATCAGGAGAGAATCGAGGAACGGCATGTGGATTTTGATAGCAGAACCTCTCTGGATGGAACAGTAGATCAAGAAGTGGTCAGACTTGGAGTGATGGAGGAGCCATTAAGAAACATCTCACCCAACCTAGAGCCAAAGCTTTCCAAGAGAGAGAAAAACCGCCTGAAAAGCTTAAGAAGGAAGCAGAGGAAGAAGGAACGCTGGGTTCAGAGACAGCAGGAGGCAAAAGATCTG GCAATGAAGTGGGACCTGACTGGCAGTGATGATGAGGAAAGAGACGGATACACGTGTGCCGTGTGTTTAGATGTGTATTACAGTCCCTACAAGTGCCATCCTTGCAGTCATGTGTTCTGTGAGCCCTGTTTGAGAACTCTGGCTAAGAACAGGCCAAGCAATACCCCCTGTCCCCTTTGTAGGACCCTTATATCTCATGTGCTCTTCCAAGAAG AGCTCAATGAAACTACAAAAATGTGCTTCCCGAAAGTGTACCGTTCAAGACATGAGACCTTTCAGAAGATCAACTATTCCAAATGGCCTCTGCCCAACTGTCCGAAACGCTTTCGCATCTTTTGGG GGTTTCAGAGACATGGAGGCCCTGCCAATCGCTGGCAGTTTCCCCACAGAGCGTTTGGCCTGGACGCATTGGATTGGGGAGACATGTGGGGCTGGCCGTTTGACATTGACTTTGTGATCATCTCTGTTTACTCTCTGCACTGGGTGATGGCCTTCATCATCTTCTGTGGCCTCTGCTACTTTCTCCTCCTCTGA